The genomic region CGGGGGGAGCCTCCGTGTCCCTGTGGCTGTTGGGGACAGGGAAGGGGGGGCACAGGCAGCGGTGAGGGCAGCCCCTGTCCCACCGGCCATGGGAAACCGGGACCACCCCCCCCCGCTCCTGTCATTgtcaccatccccatcccgggGGGGGGACTTGGAGCATGTGAAGGAATAaaccaggaggaagaggagcactTGGTGTGTGGGGCCGGACCCCCCGTGGGTccctgctgggggggggggtgcagggatcCCGGGATACGGCACTTTGGGAGCGGCTCATCCCACCCGGGTCTCCATCACTGCCTCGTTCGGGGCTTATCCCATGGAATTCCGCTTCATTCCCAGCCCCTGGAGTCGTGGCCTCATTTCCCAGCTCGCTGCGGTGAttaaagatgctgctgctgctcccccttcccttccctatCTCCTACCCCCTTCCTTTACCCCCTCCCTTCCTCGGCATTCCCAAGCAGCGATTCCCAACTCCGGCATCCCCGAGCAGCAGATCCCGGCCCATAACAAGGGAATAACGctttatttggggggggggcaccaggATTTCAGTGCTCgggagcactggggctgctccGCTCGGTGCCGGGGACCGGGAATGTCGGGAATAGCTTCTTGGAATGAAAACCAGCTCCGGGGCCCAGGGGACGGCCGGGGTTGGGCTCCGCAGACTTATTAGGGAAAAGCCTATTATAGCCCCGGGGGGGGCATCGGGAACGGCACTACCGGGATGGGgaccgtccccccccccccactgcgGGCCAAGGAAGGAGACCCCGACCTGTGTTAATTGGAGGGAGCTTTAATTAACGTCTAATGAAGGGGACGGTGGCACCAAGGGAGGCTTCGGGGATGGGTGgaggggggggtgtggggtgctACCATTCCATGATGGGCTTCCATGTAATGCCATTGTGTGCGTCCCTGTCACCCCCCCggacacagggacacagggatggacgGACGGACACCGGGTCCCGAGGATGTGAGTTTTATTAATGGCACTATGGGgatgggacacacacacacatggacgGGGGCTGGTACAAAACCACATGGGGAGCCTGGCGCCAGGGTGATGGGCACCGGCCgcagcctctcctcctccacGAGGCTCCGGCCGATGCGGGGctgggggttatggggggcaCGGAGGGTTAATGGGGGGCGGAGGGGGCGAGCGGGGGCCCCCAACGACGTCATTTGGGGTCGGTCGTGGGGAAGAGACGAGAAAACGgccagaaaagggcaaaaaaaccctcccggggatggggtttggggcggggggggtgggggtggtgttGGGGTGAACCGGGCCCATGGGGACCCCACAGGTCCCTGGGGAGGGGGGGCCCGGGGCACCCCGGGGCGGGGGGAACGGCCCCAAAACTCAATGGTTGTGTCTCCGAATAGAAGAGAGCCCCATTAGTGCCCGGGGCTGGGCAGAGGAAGGTACCgaccatggggggggggggaccgggGCGAGGAGCACACCCCGCTCCCCGCCGGGTCCCCACCGCCTCCggtggaagggggggggggatccccaCATCCCACCGGGGCTCAGGTCCCCGCATTGGGTTTGATGATGCTCATGAGGGCGTTCTTGAGGCTGCCAATGCTGGGGGAGCGGGTGGTGGTCGGGGAGCGGGCGGCCTCGGcctcccccccccgcagctCCATCTCGATGGTCATGATGACTTTGGGGGGCCGGGGGGCCCCGGTGCCCGGCCCCGCGGTACCTTCCCTGCCCGCTAACCGCTATTTCTTATCCTTGCGGGACTCCCCCGGAGCTCCTTTGGCTTTCTTCTCGCTCGCTGCCTTGGTGCTGCGGCTGTGGTCCAGCATGGCATAAAGCACGGGGGCCTATGGCCATGGGGAGGTGTTGGTGACATCCCAACCCCCCTCCTGGTGTCACCAAAACAGAGGAGAGAGCATCACACCCCCTCCGGCAAAGCCATTTCACCCCTCACCTGCCGGCTCCGCTTGGAAGCATCTTTGGCTGATCTCTGcagcttccccttctccatgGCACTAAAATTGggggggaaaaggcaaaaataagcTTGGAAAAGGCAAATCCCCCCCCGCTGTTTGGGGGGTTCaccccattgggtgctgggGCTCACCTCAGCCGGCGCTGCAGCGTTGCCTGGCGCCGCAGCCAGCAGGAGCGGAGGATGTAGACGATGGCAACCaccacagccaccagcagcagggccCCACCGATGATGGAGCCCAGCACCACCCCATAGCGGGTGGGCACTGCGGGGAGTCCCCGTTAGCGGCTCCGGCAGTGGGACTGGGATGTGGGGAAAGGGGCTCTCGGCTCCATACCTTTCTCAAAGACATAGAGTGTGACCTGGGAGGATTTGCCCACGATGTCCGGAGGGTTCTTGACGTCGCAGGTGAAGGTGCCGTTGTCGGTGTAGTCCAGGTTGTGGATGATGATGGAGCCGTCCTTGCGGTAGGGGTTGCCCACCCATTCCATGCGCTCCTTGAAGCTGCCCACGTCATCGATGTAGGGTTGGCCTTTGGCGTAGTGGAATATCTATGGATGGAAGGGACACACACATGGGCATCGGTGTCaccgggggcaccggggggCACTGCACCCCATGGCCACCCCACGGGTGCTTACGGAGATGCTGTCGCGGGAGCCCTCGGCTTGGAAGTGCCAAGTGATGGAGATGTCATCGGAGATCCACTCAGTGGACCAGAAGCTGCAGGAGAGGGTGACGTGGGAGCCGACGGTGCCGTGCACTTCCCGCTGCGTGTACACGTGGATGGACACCGTCGGCGACGGCCCTGATGGGGTGAAGGGGCCACAATCAGCTCCATGGGGTGTCTGTCATCCATGTCCCCATACAACCACCACCCAGAAGGGCTTTTGGTGGGGACCAGCAGCTCTTTGTGCCACCGTGGTGTCCATAGGGATGGCTCCATGGGGATGTGTCCTAATGGGGCACGGaccatcccatccccaccatggtcccacagcatccccaccaCCAGTGCCCGCAGCCCCTCCTATGGCTCTGGACCCCCCCAGGATGACATGGGCACCAGCACCACGAGGCTGCAGCTTACCCGGTGCCCAGAGGAGCGCGGCGAGGAGCAGGATGAGGTCCCCGGTGCCCTGTGCCATGGTGGCTGCGGTCACCGCGGGCTCCGCGCCGCAGGGAGCGCCCGGGGAGCACCGGGACCGAGGCTTAAGAACGGGGCAGCCCCGAGCGGAGCCGGTGCGGTCCAATGGGCGCCGAGCAGCCGGGGCGGCGGAGGCCCCGGGGCTCAAAGGGGACATTGAGCTCGGACGGGTCCGCACACAGCGCCCATTGTCCCTCCGCATTCCGCCCGCGGCACCGGGCATTCCCGGAGGCGGAGCGGCAGGAATGTGCCCCGAGCCCCAGGGCACCGGGTGCGAGGGGCTCGCGTTGATCCCGGCAACGGCACCGCACGGTCCCGGGTGGGGTTACCGGGAGTTACCGGATAGAGCAGCGAACGGGGGagggtttggggtgaaaagCTCCGAAATTGGGGTTTCTGTAGGGTttggagatgggaatggggatggggggaggcGATGCGGGAGCTCCGTCCATCGCCGTCCTCCATCACCGGCAGCGGGGGGTAACGGGGAGACCCCGTCCTGCCCCACGGCGGCTTCGGGGGGAGAGCGGGAGATAACGGGGAGCACCGGGGGGATAACGGTGCCCTGGGGGGGATAACGGAgccttggggggggggataaCGGAGCCCTCGGGGTGATAACGGAGCCCTGGGGTGATAACGGAGCCTCGGGGGGATAACGGAGCTCCGGGGGGATAACGGAGCCCTGGGGGGTAACTGAGCCATGGGGGGTAACGGAGCCCTGGGGGGGATAACGGAGCCATGGGGGATAACGGAGCCATGGGGGATAACGGAGTCCTGAGGGGATAACGGAGTCCTGAGGGGATAACGGAGCACCGGGGAGATAACGGAGTCCTGAGGGGATAACGGAGTCCTGAGGGGATAACGGAGCACCGGGGAGATAACGGAGCCCTGGGGGGTTACCGACAGCTCAGGAGGTAATGGGGGGACATGAACAGAGCCTGCGGGGTGATGGGAACCCCCGGTGCGGGTTAACGGGGAGTCCCGGTGATAACGGGGGATAACGGGGGGTGCCAACAGGCAGCGGAGGGTAACGGGGGCATCGGGGGGGGTGAAagggcagcgggggggggggcaccgggcaGCTGCGATGGCAACCGGCAATAACGGGGctaccgggggggggggcaccgggaggCACCGGCGGAAGTGCGTCACGGGCACTTCCGGCGTGCGGAGCCTTCCAAGATGGCGGCGCTGGCGTTGAGGTGACTCCCGGACCGGGGCCGGTTGGGGCCCTGTGGTCCATAACGGGCCCTGTGGTCCATAACGGGCCCTGCGGTCCTTAACGGGCCCCGGTGCCCCCTTGGGCCGGGCCGGGTCCGTCCCCATGGCCTCAGGGTGCCCCTAACCCTGTCCCGGCCCTTGTGTGGGCCCCGAACCCGGCCCGGTACCGGTTACGGTGCCAGAGGCAGGGTCCGCTCCGCAGCCCCCATCGTTACCACGGGCccggagaggggggggggggggggggggggggggggaggatgcGGTTTTAGGGATAAATCTGCTCATTTTGGGCCATATCGCGATGGGGGTGTGGGAATGAACGGGTTCGGGGCTGTAATGAGGTAAAGGGGGAAGCGGAGCCGGGCTCAGGGATGGCTCCGAACCGGCAGCTTCGGGTCCTGCGGAGCTGCCTCGTGTGCAGCGCTTGGGAGGGAGAACATTCCCATAGGAACTAACAGTGATCCAGCTCCGGCTCCAGCTCCGGCTCCAGCGCTCCCGGAGCCGGgaatggtgggggggggggggggggggcagctccATTGGTGCCGCTGTCATGTGCCTGGCTCCCATCGGGATCTGGCTCCGCTTTGTCCTGGGCTCGGCAGATTCCAGCCCACATCCTCCTGGAGCCATGCCCGTGAATGGCCAAGAGGgatcctccatccctgtgcaGGGAGCGGCACcgaagggggaggaagaggagggaatggCATCCTCATGGATGCAGGCactggaagagcagggaatggcATCCTCATGGAtgcaggcactggaagaggAGGGAATGGCATCCTCATGGATGCAGCACTGGAAGAGGAGGGAATGGCATCCTCATGGAtgcaggcactggaagaggAGGGAATGGCATCCTCATGGATGCAGcactgggaggaagaggagggaatggCATCCTCATGGATGCAGGCACTGGGAGGATAGGGAGGGAATGGCATCCTCATGGATGCAGGcactgggaggaagaggagggaatggCATCCTCATGGAtgcaggcactggaagaggAGGGAATGGCATCCTCATGGATGCAGGCACTGGGAGGGGGGGGAATGGCATCCTCATGGATGCAGCACTGGAAGAGGAGGGAATGGCATCCTCATGGAtgcaggcactggaagaggAGGGAATGGCATCCTCATGGATGCAGGTgctggaagagcagggaatggcATCCTCATGGATGCAGcactgggaggaagaggagggaatggCATCCTCATGGATGCAGCactggaagagcagggaatggcATCCTCATGGATGCAGcactgggaggaagaggagggaatggCATCCTCATGGATGCAGGCactggaagagcagggaatggcATCCTCATGGATGCAGcactgggaggaagaggagggaatggCATCCTCATGGATGCAGCactggaagagcagggaatggcATCCTCATGGAtgcaggcactggaagaggAGGGAATGGCATCCTCATGGATGCAGGcactgggaggaagaggagggaatggCATCCTCATGGATGCAGGCACtgggaggaagagcagggaatggcATCCTCATGGATCCCAGCACGTGCCCTGCATGTGCTGTGAGGAgagggcagaggagctgctctgatgcagctgagctgagcaggGGAATTATGGGCTGTGTGAGGAACCAACCCCTGGGGCTCTGCTGAGGAGCTCAGAGATCAaggcccagcccagccctgctcctgatAAGGGAGCATTGAAGGCCACCAACTCCATGGGAAACTCCAGCTCTTCCCggccccatccctatggatttCCTTTGGCACTCACCAAACCCTCTCCTCTCTTGCAGATGTGCCGGGCAGCGCCGGCTCCTGGCTCGGCTCAGCCCCAGCTTCTCCATGTCACAGTGAGTCCTGGGGGTTATGGATCCAACTCTTCCCTAAGGGAATCCCATCTATGGCTTTGGGACTGCAGCCCCTCAATGATTCCATGGGTAGGGAAGggctgggggagcagcagcaccgtCACCCCTCCATGCACCCAGGGAGCTTTGGGAGCTGTGGAATCCTTCCAGTTCTTGCCCTTGGTGCTTCCAGACTTTGGGAGGAATGGATCTTCCTGCTCCCTGGGGCTGGAAGTGCAATTACAGCCCATGGAATCCCCAGGAGCAGCAGACAATTCCCAtagcagggaagagcagggtGGGTGTTAGCAGTGGAATGGAAGGGGTCACCTGTACCCCGTCTGCAGGGCGCTGGTGCACAGCCAGCGGATCCCTTGGGAATGTCACAGCTTCCCTTGGGAGAGCTGGAGCcagggaagctgctgcagctcctcacacTTCCCATCTCCTCTGTCCCACAGTGTGGTCCCGATGGCAACGACAGCCAAGGAGGAGATGAGTCGCTTCTGGGAGAAGAACACCAGGTCCAACCGTCCCCTGTCCCCTCACGTCAGCATTTACAAGTAAGGGCAGCCAATGTGGGGCTCTGGGCTCCCTCCTCTGTGGGGTGACCCCTTCCTGGGGGCCACCTCCGATGCGTTTCCATGCCCAGATCCTGCCCCTTTGTTCCCAAACTGCCTGAGCCTTCAGTCCCATCTCCCTTTAAGCTCTCCCAGCAGACGCCCGTCCCCTTCCCAAGCCGGTGCCAGCAGCATTTACCATTCCCGAGCTGCCTCTGCACATTCCCCTCTTGCTCTGGGTGGATTCCTGGGATAACTCTGAGTGCAGGGACAccccctgggagcagaggggcctCTCCTGGGTGCTGTGGTGCTGATGAGGTGCTTGTCTTGCAGgtggtccctgcccatggccatgTCCATCACGCACCGCGGCACCGGCGTTGCGCTCAGCTTAGGTGTGtgcaccggcaccggcaccggcggCGTTCCAGGGGGATGCTCCATTGGGAAACCTCTGCTTTGTCATCGGATCCCAGCTGGGATTGGgtggaaggggccttaaagccacgggcagggaccccttctggttgctccaagcccttgtgtccaacctggccttgagcactgccagggatggggcagccacagcttctccattcaaCCCATTGCAGTGCCCCAGCACCCTCCTGGTGAGGAGCTTCTTGCCAGGATCTCCTCCAACGCTGCCCTCATCCACTTGGAAGCCAGaactcctcatcccatcccagcatccaACCCCCTCCATCAATGTGCTCTGCAGGGTTTGACTGAGCAAGGGGACACCTGACTGTGAAAGGCTCTTTCATTTCCATTAATGGCCTCTcctggcagcaggaaggagctTCTCCAGTAGCTCCCTGTTGAGATGGAAGGGATTGGGAAAGATAGGCAGGAATTGTGTTCAGAGGGGGCTGCAGCCCATCCCCATCCGGGCTTGGGCTCTGGCAGGTCCCTGTTCCCTTCCTGCTCCCATCCATTGGcttctgctggagcaggaagcATCCCCAGGAGCATCGCTCCTGCCACCAGCAGTGGGAGAAGGGGGGAGATCCCATTCCCTCTCCATGAAGGCTCCAGTCGGGAGCTTCTGGCTTCCTGTGCTGGCTGGAGGTGAGCACAGAGGCCCCTGAGGAGGAGGCTGCTGGTGCCAGAGGGGGAATCACTGCTTGCTCCTTGCCCTTCCTTCAGCTGCACCGTATGGAGGAGCTCTCTTGGCCTGGCAAAGAGGAGgatgagcaggaaaaggaggaagaggggaaggtTTGGAGGCTCCTGTGGGTAGCACAgcccttggctgctgctggtgctggcctGGGCTCAAGCAGCCTCACTCCATCACTGCTGGAGCCCAGCAGTGGAGGGATTTCCATCCCACGAGGTGGAGCTGGGGCTTTTCCTTGGCCCTTTTACCTGGGCTTTGGGCTGCTTTGGCAGGAGCTTGGTCCCTGAGGGGTGCATGGGGCGATGCCGAATCCTCAGCACCCCAAGGTGCAGCCGCCACGGGGACCCACTGATCCCATAGCACAGCCCCGGGGCTCACTGGGGACAATGGGGTGCATGTTGGGGTGTTCCAAATGCTGCTTAACCCAAGCCTCTGTCCCCTCAGGGGTCTCCCTCTTCGGCCTGGCCGCGCTggtgctgccacagcccttccCACACTACCTGGCTATGGTGAAGTCTCTCAGCCTGGGCCCTGCCCTCATCTACTCAGCTAAATTTGCCCtggcttttcccttctcctaCCACACCTGGAACGGGATCCGGCACCTGGTGAGTGGGAGCACGAGGGAAGCGGCTGCAGGAAGGGGcctttgggaatgggaatgactTCAGAACCTCAGGGCTGTTTTGGGGGGGCTGTTGAAGCTGCCAAGAGCATCCTTGTGCTGGGTCTGCACTGGTGATGTGGCTTCAAGCAGCCCTTGTGCTGGGAACTGCCCAAGGGCTTCCCAGCTCCTGGGGTGGATGGAGGAGCCGAGAGGTTCATAAAGTGcaggaatggtttgggtgggaagggagcttaaagctcatccagctccatgggcagggacccttccactggagcagtgtccaacctggccttgagcactgccagggatggggcagccacagctgctctgggcaccctgtgccagcgcctcagcaccctcacagggaacagcttctgcctcagagctcagctcagcctcccctcgggcaggttcaagccattcccattgtcccatccctgcatcctcatcccaagcccctctcctggttccctgcagcccctttaggctcTAAACTGtcccctgagctgctgctccctctgGACACCATTGCCAGGTTCCTGCTGGGAACAGCACAGGATGAGCTCCTTATGGACACATGTGTCCTTA from Melopsittacus undulatus isolate bMelUnd1 chromosome 20, bMelUnd1.mat.Z, whole genome shotgun sequence harbors:
- the MPZ gene encoding myelin protein P0; this translates as MAQGTGDLILLLAALLWAPGPSPTVSIHVYTQREVHGTVGSHVTLSCSFWSTEWISDDISITWHFQAEGSRDSISIFHYAKGQPYIDDVGSFKERMEWVGNPYRKDGSIIIHNLDYTDNGTFTCDVKNPPDIVGKSSQVTLYVFEKVPTRYGVVLGSIIGGALLLVAVVVAIVYILRSCWLRRQATLQRRLSAMEKGKLQRSAKDASKRSRQAPVLYAMLDHSRSTKAASEKKAKGAPGESRKDKK
- the SDHC gene encoding succinate dehydrogenase cytochrome b560 subunit, mitochondrial, with translation MAALALRCAGQRRLLARLSPSFSMSHVVPMATTAKEEMSRFWEKNTRSNRPLSPHVSIYKWSLPMAMSITHRGTGVALSLGVSLFGLAALVLPQPFPHYLAMVKSLSLGPALIYSAKFALAFPFSYHTWNGIRHLAWDMGKGFKIPQVNQSGVLVLILTLLSAAGLAAM
- the LOC117437277 gene encoding protein RNA-directed DNA methylation 3-like — protein: MAKRDPPSLCRERHRRGRKRREWHPHGCRHWKSREWHPHGCRHWKRREWHPHGCSTGRGGNGILMDAGTGRGGNGILMDAALGGRGGNGILMDAGTGRIGREWHPHGCRHWEEEEGMASSWMQALEEEGMASSWMQALGGGGMASSWMQHWKRREWHPHGCRHWKRREWHPHGCSTGRKRREWHPHGCSTGRAGNGILMDAALGGRGGNGILMDAGTGRAGNGILMDAALGGRGGNGILMDAALEEQGMASSWMQALEEEGMASSWMQALGGRGGNGILMDAGTGRKSREWHPHGSQHVPCMCCEERAEELL